Proteins co-encoded in one Candidatus Thermoplasmatota archaeon genomic window:
- a CDS encoding helix-turn-helix domain-containing protein — MPTKKAAVAGHSAPVRPGTQPRASSRSSSSEAAREARASAGRRGRAGSGFPKEVLVDRPALTDDLLAEHRACITSGSKFGTSVVKWLATKSPEQQAAWIKASVAAGGVAFQPWSTEILFVLALSQRARFTELQRLLGISSRTLSDKLQMLEKEGLVERVVYDERPVRIEYGLTKVGARFAALATPIYCMLVRNAEEAGR; from the coding sequence ATGCCCACCAAGAAAGCCGCTGTGGCTGGACACAGCGCCCCCGTTCGGCCAGGGACCCAGCCCCGCGCCTCGTCCAGATCTTCATCCTCCGAAGCCGCTCGCGAGGCGCGCGCCTCCGCGGGCCGCCGAGGCCGCGCCGGGTCCGGGTTTCCCAAGGAGGTCCTCGTCGACCGCCCGGCCCTCACCGACGACCTCCTCGCGGAACACCGCGCGTGCATCACCTCCGGGAGCAAGTTCGGCACGAGCGTCGTGAAATGGCTTGCGACGAAGTCCCCGGAGCAGCAGGCCGCCTGGATCAAGGCCTCCGTCGCGGCGGGAGGCGTCGCGTTCCAGCCGTGGTCCACCGAGATCCTCTTCGTCCTCGCGCTTTCGCAGCGCGCGCGCTTCACGGAGCTGCAGCGGCTCCTCGGCATCAGTTCCCGGACGCTCTCCGACAAGCTGCAGATGCTCGAAAAGGAAGGCCTCGTCGAGCGGGTCGTGTACGACGAGCGCCCCGTGCGCATCGAGTACGGCCTCACGAAGGTCGGCGCGCGCTTCGCGGCGCTTGCGACCCCGATCTACTGCATGCTCGTGCGGAACGCGGAAGAGGCGGGGCGCTGA
- a CDS encoding alpha/beta fold hydrolase, giving the protein MSTEAISRTERLIVGRLVKTFFAGHVKGRAWPIPEYLPHERLRFEGNTGARLAGIWFPAEKPRGAVVLVHPHRRYGKHWFVKSGWVDFLRSAGFDTLTFDLAGYGESRGPATYYHEDVLAAVEVARRWSGGLPVHVVGVSIGAFAAANAAPRLERVEGLVLESPFPSFNEWYGGGRHRRLMEVFDRTFPKSSRAIQADFNIAGAAARRVLVAIAEQDEITSPALSEAVALAAPASRTEVVRVPGARHLEPFERSAAYRAAVLRALGVEPAEHKLRAVGASDALNEGGGDRDAATMPGRFGDRAPLQMR; this is encoded by the coding sequence GTGTCCACGGAAGCGATCTCCCGCACGGAGCGCCTGATCGTCGGCCGCCTCGTGAAGACGTTCTTCGCGGGCCATGTGAAGGGCCGCGCCTGGCCCATACCCGAATACCTGCCCCACGAACGCCTGAGGTTCGAGGGCAACACGGGCGCGCGCCTTGCGGGAATCTGGTTCCCCGCGGAGAAGCCGCGCGGAGCGGTCGTGCTCGTCCACCCCCACCGACGGTACGGGAAGCACTGGTTCGTCAAGTCCGGTTGGGTGGACTTCCTCCGCTCGGCCGGGTTCGACACGCTCACCTTCGACCTCGCGGGGTACGGCGAAAGTCGCGGACCCGCGACGTACTACCACGAGGACGTGCTCGCGGCCGTCGAGGTTGCGCGCCGCTGGTCGGGCGGTTTGCCCGTGCACGTCGTCGGCGTGAGCATCGGCGCGTTCGCCGCGGCGAACGCCGCGCCTCGCCTCGAGAGGGTCGAAGGACTCGTCCTCGAGTCGCCGTTTCCCTCGTTCAACGAGTGGTACGGGGGCGGCCGGCACAGGCGCCTCATGGAGGTTTTCGACCGGACGTTTCCGAAATCCTCGCGCGCGATCCAGGCGGACTTCAACATCGCGGGCGCGGCCGCGCGCCGCGTGCTCGTCGCGATCGCGGAGCAGGACGAGATCACTTCGCCCGCGCTTAGCGAAGCGGTGGCCCTGGCGGCGCCCGCCTCGCGTACCGAGGTCGTGCGCGTTCCGGGCGCCCGCCACCTCGAGCCCTTCGAACGCAGCGCCGCGTACCGGGCGGCCGTCCTGCGGGCCCTCGGCGTCGAGCCTGCGGAGCATAAGCTTCGCGCGGTGGGCGCGAGCGACGCGCTGAATGAGGGCGGGGGTGATCGCGACGCCGCGACCATGCCCGGCCGGTTCGGGGATCGGGCGCCGCTTCAAATGCGATGA
- a CDS encoding copper-translocating P-type ATPase, with product MTTYVCPMDPEVRNEGPGACPKCGMALEPEVPMTPAASTIWTCPMHPEIVRDQPGACPKCGMALEPKEIVEEEPADPELKDMSRRFWVSAILSAPLLVVAMGEMLGSRIIMDAVPMESMPLVGFLLALPVCTWAAWPFYVRAVNSIRYRSLNMFTLIGLGVSVAFVYSVVATFAPDIFPASFRDMHGTVAVYYEAAAVITTLVLAGQVMELRARSRTGAAIRALLKLAPKTARRVAANGTEEDVPLEAVRVGDLLRVRPGEKVPVDGVVAEGSSSVDESMVTGEPIPVEKTEGDRVIGATLNGRGSLVVRAERVGRDSLLSRIVQMVAEAQRSRAPIQRIADEVSAWFVPAVVAVAVVTFIVWGVWGPEPALAFAIINAVAVLIIACPCALGLATPMSIMVASGKGAQAGVLFKNAEAIENMRKVDTLIVDKTGTLTEGKPRLATVRAFVPFGEREVLGWAAGVERGSEHPLAAAIVEGALERGITIEKSSRFVSVTGKGVGADVAGREVALGNRKLMDDLEVDVAPALAEVDAMRREGQTVMFVAVDGALAGLVSVSDRIKASTPEAIRALHAEGLRIVMLTGDNATTANAVARTLDIDEVIADVLPTDKADVVKRLQKEGRFVAMAGDGVNDAPALAQAQVGVAMGTGTDVAMESAGVTLVKGDLRGIVRSRVLSRATMRNIKQNLFFALVYNALGVPIAAGVLYPFFGILLSPIIAAAAMSLSSVSVIGNALRLRRLAL from the coding sequence ATGACGACGTATGTCTGCCCGATGGACCCGGAAGTGAGGAACGAAGGCCCCGGCGCCTGCCCGAAGTGTGGCATGGCCCTCGAACCCGAGGTGCCTATGACGCCGGCCGCCTCGACGATCTGGACGTGCCCGATGCACCCCGAGATCGTCCGGGATCAACCTGGCGCTTGCCCGAAATGTGGCATGGCGCTCGAGCCGAAGGAGATCGTCGAGGAGGAGCCCGCTGACCCCGAACTCAAGGACATGTCGCGGAGGTTTTGGGTGAGCGCCATCCTCTCCGCGCCGCTTCTCGTCGTCGCGATGGGCGAGATGCTCGGGTCGCGCATCATCATGGACGCAGTGCCCATGGAATCGATGCCCCTCGTCGGTTTCCTCCTCGCGCTTCCGGTCTGTACGTGGGCCGCATGGCCGTTCTACGTCCGGGCCGTGAACAGCATCCGCTACCGGAGCCTCAACATGTTCACGCTCATCGGACTCGGCGTCTCGGTCGCGTTCGTCTACAGCGTGGTTGCAACGTTCGCGCCGGACATCTTCCCCGCGAGCTTCCGCGACATGCACGGCACCGTCGCCGTGTACTACGAGGCCGCGGCCGTCATCACGACGCTCGTGCTTGCGGGCCAGGTCATGGAGCTCCGCGCGCGCAGCCGCACGGGCGCCGCGATCCGCGCGCTCCTGAAACTCGCCCCGAAGACCGCGCGCCGCGTCGCCGCCAACGGCACGGAAGAGGACGTTCCGCTCGAGGCGGTGCGCGTCGGGGACCTCCTGCGCGTTCGCCCAGGCGAGAAGGTGCCGGTCGATGGCGTCGTCGCGGAGGGCTCGTCGAGCGTGGACGAGAGCATGGTGACGGGCGAGCCCATCCCAGTCGAGAAGACGGAGGGCGACCGCGTGATCGGCGCCACGCTCAACGGCCGAGGAAGCCTCGTCGTGCGCGCGGAGCGCGTCGGCCGGGACTCGCTCCTCTCCCGCATCGTGCAGATGGTCGCCGAGGCCCAACGCAGCCGTGCTCCCATCCAGCGCATCGCGGACGAGGTCAGCGCGTGGTTCGTCCCGGCGGTCGTCGCCGTGGCGGTCGTCACGTTCATCGTCTGGGGCGTCTGGGGTCCTGAACCGGCCCTCGCCTTCGCGATCATCAACGCGGTCGCGGTTCTCATCATCGCGTGTCCGTGTGCCCTTGGCCTTGCAACGCCCATGAGCATCATGGTCGCCTCCGGCAAGGGCGCCCAGGCGGGCGTTCTCTTCAAGAATGCCGAAGCGATCGAGAACATGCGGAAAGTCGACACGCTCATCGTCGACAAGACGGGGACGCTCACCGAGGGCAAGCCCCGCCTCGCCACCGTTCGCGCCTTCGTCCCCTTCGGCGAGCGCGAAGTTCTCGGTTGGGCCGCCGGCGTCGAGCGCGGAAGCGAGCACCCGCTCGCGGCCGCCATCGTCGAGGGCGCGCTCGAGCGCGGGATCACGATCGAAAAATCGTCCCGCTTTGTATCGGTCACGGGGAAGGGTGTCGGGGCGGATGTCGCCGGCCGTGAAGTCGCGCTCGGCAACCGGAAGCTCATGGACGACCTCGAGGTGGACGTAGCGCCCGCGCTTGCGGAAGTCGACGCGATGCGACGCGAAGGCCAGACGGTGATGTTCGTCGCGGTCGATGGCGCGCTCGCCGGCCTCGTCAGCGTCTCGGACCGCATCAAGGCCTCGACGCCGGAAGCGATCCGGGCGCTCCACGCCGAAGGCCTCCGCATCGTGATGCTCACGGGAGACAACGCGACCACCGCCAACGCTGTCGCCCGGACCCTCGACATCGACGAGGTCATCGCGGACGTGCTACCCACCGACAAGGCGGACGTCGTGAAGCGGCTGCAGAAAGAGGGCCGTTTCGTCGCGATGGCCGGCGACGGCGTCAACGACGCCCCCGCCCTCGCGCAGGCCCAGGTCGGCGTCGCCATGGGGACCGGAACGGATGTCGCAATGGAATCCGCGGGCGTCACGCTCGTGAAGGGCGACCTGCGGGGCATCGTGCGGAGCCGCGTGCTGAGCCGCGCGACGATGAGGAACATCAAGCAGAACCTCTTCTTCGCGCTCGTCTACAACGCGCTCGGGGTTCCGATCGCGGCCGGCGTCCTCTACCCGTTCTTCGGGATCCTGCTTTCGCCCATCATCGCCGCGGCCGCGATGAGCCTGAGCAGCGTGAGCGTCATCGGGAACGCGCTGAGACTCCGTCGATTGGCGCTCTGA
- a CDS encoding YHS domain-containing protein, translated as MHRHHDSDDPHATIDTPGATHDPVCGHWVIPEKAHGASVHEGVTIHFCSTACKRAFDKTPDRFFPRYKPSPGHADGTSQP; from the coding sequence ATGCACCGACACCACGATTCGGACGACCCGCACGCGACCATCGACACGCCCGGCGCGACGCACGATCCCGTCTGCGGCCACTGGGTCATCCCCGAGAAGGCGCACGGCGCGAGCGTCCATGAAGGGGTCACGATCCATTTCTGCAGCACGGCCTGCAAGCGCGCCTTCGACAAGACCCCTGACCGTTTCTTCCCCCGGTACAAGCCGTCCCCGGGTCACGCGGATGGAACAAGCCAACCATGA
- a CDS encoding MSMEG_6728 family protein: protein MQTFLPYPDFAASAAALDPRRLGKQRVEALTILRTLKGRSFGWAQHPAVKMWRGCEAALTAYMDACIREWMKRGYRNTMPLSRVRRYRRPEWLGDDAFHASHRANLLRKEPAWYGRFGWREDPRDPYVWPRAVDAEAMA from the coding sequence ATGCAGACCTTCCTCCCCTACCCCGACTTCGCCGCTTCGGCCGCGGCGCTCGATCCACGCCGGCTCGGCAAGCAGCGGGTCGAGGCCCTCACCATCCTCCGCACGCTCAAGGGCCGCTCGTTCGGCTGGGCGCAACACCCCGCGGTGAAGATGTGGCGGGGTTGCGAAGCCGCGCTCACCGCCTACATGGACGCCTGCATCCGCGAATGGATGAAGCGGGGCTATCGCAACACGATGCCGCTATCGCGCGTCCGCCGATACCGCAGACCTGAATGGCTCGGCGACGACGCGTTCCACGCGTCGCACCGCGCGAACCTCCTGCGCAAGGAGCCCGCCTGGTACGGTCGTTTCGGCTGGCGCGAGGACCCGCGCGACCCTTACGTCTGGCCGCGCGCGGTCGACGCGGAAGCGATGGCCTGA
- a CDS encoding AsnC family transcriptional regulator — MRLDALDIRIVRLLHEDARLSFREIAEKVGSTNPTVSARVKALEDIGLLRSYRAQVDHAVLGTQSYVVSIRTHPPSVETAFMEVRSLRGATSLFLLPGGQIVAHFHLRPPAHTLAQLHRDLARLPGLISYDATEVLESQEGSPLEDIPENVEVPCHQCRGPIHGDPVKGRFGERVHVFCCRHCLGTFRERFEQLERAATETRRGATTGGVTLGRGLKGDRAKVRNRR; from the coding sequence GTGCGGCTCGATGCCCTTGACATCAGGATCGTGCGCCTCCTTCACGAAGACGCCCGTCTGAGCTTCCGGGAGATCGCGGAGAAGGTCGGAAGCACGAACCCGACGGTGAGCGCGCGCGTGAAGGCGCTCGAGGACATTGGCCTCTTGCGCTCCTATCGCGCCCAGGTAGACCACGCCGTTCTCGGCACGCAGAGCTACGTCGTGTCGATCCGGACCCACCCGCCGTCCGTCGAAACCGCATTCATGGAAGTGAGGTCCCTCCGGGGGGCCACGAGTCTCTTTCTCCTTCCCGGCGGCCAGATCGTGGCTCATTTCCACCTCCGCCCGCCAGCCCATACGCTTGCGCAACTCCACAGGGACCTCGCGCGGCTCCCGGGGCTCATCTCGTACGACGCGACCGAGGTCCTCGAAAGCCAGGAAGGGTCCCCGCTCGAGGACATCCCGGAGAACGTCGAGGTGCCTTGCCACCAGTGCCGTGGCCCGATTCACGGCGACCCCGTCAAGGGACGCTTCGGCGAACGCGTCCACGTCTTCTGCTGCAGGCATTGCCTCGGAACGTTTCGCGAACGCTTCGAGCAACTCGAGCGCGCGGCGACGGAGACCCGTCGGGGCGCAACGACAGGCGGCGTGACCCTGGGTCGGGGCTTGAAGGGGGACCGCGCGAAAGTCCGGAACCGGCGTTGA
- a CDS encoding class I SAM-dependent methyltransferase yields MSYAPRPGLSPAVATALAAGLIRESDRVLEVGCGTGTDALALARFGCRVTGVDRDARAVATARARARRARLPGTRARFVEGDAIDLPSLLGDTPFGAFDVIVDTLFANNLDRRGIRLYAPAVAAVARPGALILMQNRVWKRNHDRVATRRPPDGALAAWFDFGPRVSSAVPERPLRKRDPPFARVWVSVGRRNDRASPLAPSGRQVNA; encoded by the coding sequence GTGAGCTACGCGCCGCGCCCCGGCCTCTCGCCCGCCGTCGCCACCGCGCTCGCCGCGGGCCTCATCCGGGAAAGCGACCGCGTGCTGGAGGTGGGGTGCGGCACCGGGACGGACGCGCTCGCCCTCGCGCGCTTCGGCTGCCGCGTGACGGGCGTCGACCGGGACGCGCGCGCGGTCGCGACGGCCAGGGCCCGCGCGCGGCGGGCGCGGCTCCCGGGGACGCGGGCGCGCTTCGTCGAAGGCGACGCGATCGACCTGCCGTCGCTTCTTGGGGACACGCCCTTCGGCGCGTTCGACGTCATCGTGGACACGCTCTTCGCGAACAACCTCGACCGCCGCGGGATCCGTCTCTACGCGCCTGCGGTCGCGGCGGTTGCGCGGCCTGGCGCTCTGATTCTCATGCAGAATCGCGTATGGAAGCGCAACCACGACCGCGTCGCGACGCGGCGGCCGCCGGATGGGGCGCTCGCCGCGTGGTTTGATTTCGGGCCGCGGGTTTCGAGCGCCGTGCCGGAGCGACCGTTGCGAAAGCGTGATCCGCCGTTTGCGCGCGTGTGGGTCAGCGTGGGCCGCCGCAACGATCGCGCCTCGCCCTTGGCGCCCTCGGGTCGACAGGTGAACGCTTGA
- a CDS encoding YHS domain-containing protein has translation MGFLDKIRHEPANAENVLDPVCGMRIAPADAAGTSAFDGRLVHFCSTACKRRFDARPAEYAGRLPPA, from the coding sequence ATGGGATTCCTCGACAAGATCCGCCACGAGCCTGCGAATGCCGAGAACGTCCTCGATCCGGTCTGCGGCATGCGGATCGCACCGGCCGATGCGGCGGGAACGAGCGCCTTTGATGGGCGCCTTGTGCATTTCTGCTCCACCGCATGCAAGCGGCGGTTCGACGCCCGCCCGGCCGAATATGCCGGGCGCCTTCCGCCGGCTTGA